A stretch of Lysobacter sp. K5869 DNA encodes these proteins:
- a CDS encoding YXWGXW repeat-containing protein has product MAVRPLMVAAAMGLATLAGVHAPQAQARAFVDVDVRVAPPAPRYERVRVRPGYVWTPGYWSWNGRRHVWVGGRYVVARPGYAYVGPRWVSYGPAWRFHAGRWVRR; this is encoded by the coding sequence ATGGCAGTGCGTCCTTTGATGGTGGCGGCGGCGATGGGCTTGGCGACGCTGGCGGGCGTGCACGCGCCGCAGGCGCAGGCGCGCGCGTTCGTCGATGTGGATGTGCGCGTGGCGCCGCCGGCGCCGCGGTACGAGCGGGTGCGGGTGCGGCCGGGTTATGTGTGGACGCCGGGGTATTGGAGTTGGAACGGCCGCCGTCATGTGTGGGTCGGCGGCCGTTATGTGGTGGCGCGCCCGGGCTATGCCTATGTCGGGCCGCGCTGGGTGTCGTACGGGCCGGCGTGGCGGTTCCATGCGGGGCGTTGGGTGCGTCGCTGA
- a CDS encoding C1 family peptidase, which produces MATARTAAARKPARRTAPSRAKPGVRKLNARLLDARPDTADFRDRMFEPTLIDVPAHKPLSEHLKLRLPILDQGDEGACTAFGLATVAHALLRKRSPRAALRPVSTRMFYDMARRYDEWRGEEYSGSSCRGAMKGWHHHGVCADKVWPYKPGQRMETYTEQRARDASLRPLGAYFRVNHKDLVAMHAAFAEVGVLYASSAVHDGWDEPGKRGVIAWKQQEIAGYHAFAIVGYDEGGFWIQNSWGKSWGRGGYGYISYDEWLERGTDVWVARLAVPVRLHSAQSSAVSHSSLASQSTGYSQADLRPHIVSLGNNGALRDDGRFGTTPDDVRNLIRNDLPRITAQWPKKRVLLYAHGGLVPEQAAIQRVADYRNTLLEQQIYPLAFVWKTDAWTTLGNILRDVTKPRSEGIIDAAKNLLLDRLDDTLEPLARVAGGKLLWDEMKENGQLATTARTTLANGQAQEAGGAALVARLLHEWRSRDNKVELHLTGHSAGSILLAPLVQLLTTDGVVPSGPAVGMQGLGLTIESVNLWAPAITVDLFLDTYAPALRSGKIKRMALFTLTDKAENDDHCANIYHKSLLYLVAHAFEHQPRSWINRRFRDGTPLLGMARFLQKGAEQGSAEVRDLLDRGLIDWVQSPTSGQAEGSPNAAFATSHGGFDEDRATLAATLARILDRASAKSGFELHRSEAGIAERRAKIARGLARR; this is translated from the coding sequence ATGGCCACCGCAAGGACCGCCGCCGCGCGCAAGCCGGCTCGCCGCACCGCCCCCTCCCGCGCCAAGCCCGGCGTGCGCAAACTCAACGCGCGCCTGCTCGACGCGCGCCCGGACACCGCGGATTTCCGCGACCGCATGTTCGAGCCGACCCTGATCGACGTGCCCGCGCACAAACCCTTGAGCGAACACCTCAAGCTGCGCCTGCCGATCCTCGACCAAGGCGACGAAGGCGCCTGCACCGCGTTCGGCCTGGCCACCGTCGCCCACGCCCTGCTGCGCAAACGCAGCCCGCGCGCGGCGCTGCGGCCGGTGAGCACGCGCATGTTCTACGACATGGCGCGGCGCTACGACGAATGGCGCGGCGAGGAATACTCCGGCTCCAGCTGCCGCGGCGCGATGAAAGGTTGGCACCACCACGGCGTGTGCGCCGACAAGGTCTGGCCGTACAAACCCGGCCAACGCATGGAGACCTACACCGAACAGCGCGCGCGCGACGCCTCGCTGCGGCCGCTGGGCGCGTACTTCCGGGTCAACCACAAAGACTTGGTCGCGATGCACGCGGCCTTCGCCGAAGTCGGCGTGCTGTACGCCTCCAGCGCCGTGCACGACGGCTGGGACGAGCCCGGCAAGCGCGGCGTGATCGCCTGGAAACAGCAGGAGATCGCCGGCTACCACGCCTTCGCCATCGTCGGTTACGACGAAGGCGGCTTCTGGATCCAGAACTCCTGGGGCAAGAGCTGGGGCCGCGGCGGCTACGGTTACATCAGCTACGACGAGTGGCTGGAGCGCGGCACCGACGTGTGGGTGGCGCGCCTCGCGGTGCCGGTGCGGCTGCACAGCGCGCAATCCAGCGCGGTCAGCCATTCGAGTCTGGCCAGCCAGTCCACCGGCTATTCCCAGGCCGATCTGCGCCCGCACATCGTCAGCCTCGGCAACAACGGCGCGCTGCGCGACGACGGCCGTTTCGGCACCACGCCCGACGACGTACGCAACCTGATCCGCAACGACCTGCCGCGGATCACCGCGCAATGGCCGAAAAAGCGCGTGCTGCTCTACGCCCACGGCGGGTTGGTGCCCGAACAGGCGGCGATCCAGCGCGTCGCCGATTACCGCAACACCTTGCTGGAACAACAGATCTATCCCTTGGCCTTCGTCTGGAAAACCGATGCGTGGACCACGCTCGGCAACATCCTGCGCGACGTCACCAAGCCGCGCAGCGAAGGCATCATCGACGCGGCCAAGAACCTGTTGCTCGATCGCCTCGACGACACCCTCGAACCCTTGGCGCGCGTCGCCGGCGGCAAGCTGCTGTGGGACGAGATGAAGGAGAACGGCCAACTCGCCACCACCGCGCGCACCACGCTCGCCAACGGACAAGCGCAGGAAGCCGGCGGCGCCGCATTGGTGGCGCGCCTGCTGCACGAATGGCGTTCGCGCGACAACAAAGTCGAACTGCACCTTACCGGCCACAGCGCGGGCTCGATCCTGCTGGCGCCGCTGGTGCAGCTGCTGACCACCGACGGCGTCGTGCCCAGCGGCCCCGCGGTAGGCATGCAGGGGCTGGGGCTCACCATCGAAAGCGTCAACCTGTGGGCGCCGGCGATCACCGTCGACCTGTTCCTCGACACCTACGCGCCGGCGCTGCGCAGCGGCAAGATCAAGCGCATGGCGCTATTCACCCTGACCGACAAGGCTGAGAACGACGACCACTGCGCCAACATCTACCACAAGTCGCTGCTGTATCTGGTCGCGCACGCGTTCGAGCATCAACCGCGCAGTTGGATCAACCGCCGCTTCCGCGACGGCACGCCGTTGCTGGGCATGGCGCGGTTCCTGCAGAAGGGCGCCGAACAAGGCTCGGCCGAGGTGCGCGACTTACTCGACCGCGGCTTGATCGATTGGGTGCAATCGCCGACCTCGGGTCAAGCCGAAGGCTCGCCGAACGCCGCCTTCGCCACTTCGCACGGCGGCTTCGACGAAGACCGCGCGACCTTGGCGGCGACGTTGGCGCGCATTCTCGACCGCGCCAGCGCCAAGAGCGGATTCGAGTTGCATCGTTCCGAAGCCGGCATCGCCGAGCGCCGCGCCAAGATCGCGCGCGGGCTGGCGAGACGGTAA